A single Pseudomonas brassicacearum DNA region contains:
- a CDS encoding cupin-like domain-containing protein, translating into MSRFPNHPQAGAVDVIDALAISKEEFTRRYVNRNRPCLVKNAVRHWPAFHKWQHLDYLKAHSRNSAVVVRSQIVSEVIGWSNPHVKAELTEYANTVYREVPFHQFLDDLSEGDTPLVADSCRFSEGSAIEQMKEDVGGLPFMPQLGKSRHYPPHRSFLYRNSYTDWHFHVVDETFMAQVVGAKEVLLLPPDEASWRALRPVIEEAGYLYDIDTGRFPGTRALRALRTVVEPGDALYIPVYWWHAVQSMDDEFGATVAATFPTPLHVSGNISSPIARRVLRTYLFSRFAPLVFGAVLYSLAYRLLDKLIGVVTPRDVRP; encoded by the coding sequence TTGTCCCGCTTTCCCAATCACCCGCAGGCAGGTGCGGTCGATGTGATCGATGCGCTGGCGATTTCCAAAGAGGAATTCACTCGCCGCTACGTCAATCGCAACCGTCCCTGCCTGGTTAAGAATGCGGTACGGCATTGGCCGGCTTTTCACAAATGGCAGCACCTGGACTACCTCAAGGCGCACTCGCGCAATAGTGCGGTGGTGGTGCGCTCGCAGATCGTTTCCGAAGTCATCGGCTGGTCCAATCCACACGTCAAGGCCGAGCTGACCGAGTACGCCAACACGGTCTATCGGGAAGTGCCGTTCCACCAGTTTCTCGACGACCTGAGCGAGGGCGATACGCCGTTGGTGGCCGACAGTTGCCGGTTCTCCGAAGGCTCGGCCATCGAACAGATGAAGGAAGACGTCGGTGGGTTACCGTTCATGCCGCAGTTGGGCAAGTCCCGGCACTATCCGCCCCATCGCAGCTTCCTGTACCGCAACTCTTATACCGATTGGCATTTCCATGTCGTCGATGAAACCTTCATGGCCCAAGTCGTCGGCGCCAAGGAGGTACTGTTGTTGCCACCGGACGAAGCCAGTTGGCGGGCCTTGCGCCCGGTGATCGAGGAGGCCGGCTACCTGTACGACATCGACACCGGGCGCTTCCCGGGCACTCGCGCGTTGCGGGCGTTGCGCACGGTGGTGGAACCGGGGGATGCGTTGTACATCCCGGTCTACTGGTGGCACGCCGTGCAGTCGATGGACGATGAATTTGGCGCCACCGTCGCGGCGACGTTCCCGACGCCCTTGCACGTCAGTGGCAACATCAGCTCGCCCATCGCCAGGCGGGTGTTGCGGACCTATCTGTTTTCCCGTTTTGCGCCGTTGGTGTTTGGCGCGGTGCTCTATTCTCTGGCCTATCGGCTACTGGACAAGTTGATCGGTGTCGTCACGCCTCGCGATGTGCGCCCATGA
- a CDS encoding cyclic peptide export ABC transporter: MKKEKKAKKAKKPKAGSVMRLLWRNHPWLTLLTLICGVISGVASIAVVSVINEAIHNDGSRLQALYWFIGLSATALILRNGAALFPAYASMRIMTRLRIALCRKILATPLEEVDRRGPPNVLTMLTNDIPQLNTTLIIMPTILVETTVFLFGIGYLAYLSWVVLALTVSLMVLGVGLYLFFFSCGVRNTSRVRDEYTAFNEYTHALVFGLKELKLNGVRRRWFGRSAIEASSTRVARYNFVERLWYTAADNVGQFTLSLLIGCLLFAAPLVGAVDPKIMTASVLAVLYIMGPLSLLVGAMPLLAAGRVATTRLSEFGFSINDPHPEPIETDVPKVHLLEHKKSWSRIELKTVRMHYQELHAESGFSLGPIDLTVQAGELIYIVGGNGCGKSTLAKILCGLYIPQDGEILLDGKPVTDASRNDYRDLFSAVFSDFHLFNRLIGPDEEDGNPTLARKYLETLGLADKIKIEGLGYSTLKALSYGQQKRLALVCAYMEDRSVYVLDEWAADQDPPFKKFFYEELLPDLKRRGKTVLIITHDDQYFQLADRIIKLSDGQIVSDINCALRDKRA, from the coding sequence ATGAAAAAAGAGAAGAAAGCGAAGAAAGCGAAGAAGCCCAAGGCGGGCTCGGTCATGCGCCTGTTGTGGCGCAACCATCCCTGGCTGACGCTCTTAACGTTGATCTGCGGTGTCATCAGCGGGGTGGCGTCCATCGCGGTGGTGAGCGTGATCAACGAGGCTATCCACAATGACGGCTCGCGCCTGCAGGCGCTGTACTGGTTCATCGGCCTCAGTGCCACGGCGCTGATCTTGCGCAATGGCGCAGCGTTGTTCCCGGCCTACGCCAGCATGCGCATCATGACGCGCTTGCGCATTGCGCTGTGTCGCAAGATTCTCGCCACGCCACTGGAGGAAGTGGATCGGCGTGGTCCGCCCAATGTGCTGACGATGTTGACCAACGACATCCCGCAATTGAATACCACGCTGATCATCATGCCCACGATCCTGGTGGAGACGACAGTCTTTCTGTTCGGCATCGGCTACCTGGCCTATCTGTCTTGGGTCGTGCTGGCCTTGACGGTTTCACTGATGGTCCTGGGGGTGGGGCTGTATCTGTTCTTCTTCTCCTGTGGCGTCAGGAACACCTCCCGTGTCCGGGACGAATACACCGCGTTCAATGAATACACCCATGCCCTGGTGTTCGGTCTCAAGGAGCTCAAGCTCAATGGCGTGCGGCGCCGTTGGTTCGGTCGCTCGGCCATCGAGGCATCTTCCACCCGTGTGGCGCGCTACAACTTCGTCGAGCGCCTGTGGTACACCGCCGCCGACAACGTCGGGCAATTCACGCTGTCGTTGCTGATCGGTTGCCTGCTGTTCGCCGCGCCCCTGGTCGGCGCCGTCGATCCGAAAATCATGACTGCCAGCGTCCTGGCCGTGCTGTACATCATGGGCCCGTTGTCATTGCTGGTCGGGGCGATGCCCTTGCTCGCGGCGGGCCGCGTGGCCACTACGCGTCTTTCGGAATTCGGTTTCTCGATCAATGACCCACACCCCGAGCCCATCGAGACCGACGTGCCCAAGGTTCATCTGCTGGAACATAAGAAGTCCTGGAGTCGCATCGAATTGAAAACCGTGCGCATGCACTACCAGGAGTTGCACGCCGAGAGCGGTTTCTCCCTGGGGCCCATCGACCTGACGGTGCAGGCGGGCGAGTTGATCTACATCGTCGGCGGCAACGGTTGCGGTAAAAGCACCTTGGCCAAGATTCTCTGCGGCCTCTACATACCCCAGGACGGCGAGATCCTGCTCGATGGCAAGCCTGTCACGGATGCAAGTCGCAACGACTATCGCGATCTGTTCTCCGCCGTGTTTTCCGATTTCCATCTGTTCAACCGCCTCATCGGCCCCGACGAAGAAGACGGCAACCCGACGCTGGCGCGCAAGTACCTGGAAACCCTGGGGCTGGCCGACAAGATCAAGATCGAAGGACTGGGGTATTCAACCCTGAAGGCCTTGTCCTATGGCCAGCAAAAGCGCCTGGCGCTGGTGTGCGCCTACATGGAAGACCGATCGGTCTACGTACTGGACGAATGGGCCGCGGACCAGGACCCACCCTTCAAGAAGTTCTTCTATGAGGAACTGCTGCCCGACCTCAAGCGCCGTGGCAAGACGGTGCTGATCATTACCCATGACGACCAGTACTTCCAGCTGGCCGATCGCATCATCAAGCTGTCGGATGGCCAGATCGTTTCCGACATCAACTGTGCCCTGCGCGACAAGCGAGCCTGA
- a CDS encoding MFS transporter, giving the protein MSVGSGRRGFDLGRGFYFLWCGESLALVGTALMEFALGVWVYNHTGSAVAFANVVLAATLPAVLFLPLAGGLADRISHRVIIVCCDVTLAVLLLGVMALLWFERLEPLHLYIFNCLASIVGAFRKPAYQAAVSTIVAPDKFTRASGLISISKNASALVAPLLAGAIMASAGLVTILAVDLMTFCSGTLLVIKAFSHVRGAPGREDDAPKGTVFGGALGNVAAALKFFVAQRLMAGLLVYTMMRMALLSLATLMMTPLLLSTLGSQALGMAYTWAALGGLAGAGLLISMGNPRRLMVLVAVADLLLAACIVALGLVSQAFAYCALAFVAITMASIADASVNSLWMRRIPADNRASVFALISMLTIATTSLAVIIGGFLVDHWFQPALMPGGLYADSIGHWLGVGPGRGVGLLFVVAGGLFALLPLSVLLYGPMRRLDEPPAPMAAPRMIEDPQVEPL; this is encoded by the coding sequence ATGAGCGTGGGGAGCGGCCGCCGGGGTTTTGACCTGGGGCGCGGTTTCTATTTTCTCTGGTGCGGCGAGTCGCTGGCGCTGGTGGGCACGGCGCTGATGGAATTCGCCCTGGGCGTCTGGGTGTACAACCACACCGGTTCGGCGGTGGCCTTCGCCAACGTGGTGCTGGCGGCGACACTGCCGGCGGTGCTGTTCCTGCCTTTGGCGGGTGGCCTGGCCGACCGGATCAGCCACCGGGTGATCATTGTCTGTTGCGATGTGACCCTGGCGGTGTTGCTCCTGGGTGTCATGGCGTTGCTCTGGTTCGAACGCCTGGAACCGCTGCACCTGTACATTTTCAATTGCCTGGCGTCGATTGTCGGCGCCTTTCGCAAGCCGGCCTATCAGGCGGCTGTCAGTACGATTGTCGCGCCCGACAAGTTCACCCGCGCCTCGGGATTGATCAGTATCAGCAAGAATGCTTCGGCCCTGGTGGCGCCGCTGCTGGCGGGGGCGATCATGGCCAGTGCCGGGCTGGTGACGATCCTGGCGGTGGACTTGATGACCTTCTGCTCCGGCACCTTGCTGGTGATCAAGGCGTTCTCCCATGTACGAGGGGCGCCGGGGCGCGAGGACGACGCGCCAAAAGGCACGGTGTTCGGCGGGGCACTGGGGAATGTCGCCGCGGCGCTGAAGTTCTTTGTCGCCCAGCGGCTGATGGCCGGGCTGCTGGTCTACACCATGATGCGCATGGCGCTGTTGTCACTGGCTACCTTGATGATGACGCCGTTGCTGTTGTCGACCCTGGGCAGTCAAGCCTTGGGGATGGCCTATACTTGGGCGGCGCTGGGCGGCCTCGCTGGCGCGGGACTGCTGATTTCGATGGGCAATCCACGTCGGTTGATGGTGCTGGTAGCGGTGGCCGATCTGTTGCTGGCAGCCTGTATCGTCGCCTTGGGGCTGGTCTCGCAGGCTTTCGCCTACTGCGCGCTGGCCTTTGTCGCGATCACCATGGCGAGCATTGCCGACGCCAGCGTGAACTCACTATGGATGCGCAGGATCCCTGCGGATAACCGTGCCAGCGTGTTTGCGTTGATCAGCATGTTGACCATCGCCACCACCAGCCTGGCGGTGATCATCGGCGGTTTCCTGGTGGATCATTGGTTCCAGCCGGCACTGATGCCCGGCGGCCTTTACGCCGACTCGATCGGGCACTGGCTGGGCGTGGGGCCGGGGCGTGGCGTGGGGCTGCTGTTCGTGGTGGCCGGCGGATTGTTCGCGTTGCTGCCATTGAGCGTCTTGCTCTACGGACCGATGCGTCGACTGGACGAGCCGCCAGCGCCGATGGCCGCCCCGCGAATGATCGAAGACCCCCAGGTCGAGCCCCTGTAA
- the syrB1 gene encoding syringomycin E biosynthesis L-threonine--[L-threonyl-carrier protein] ligase SyrB1 — protein MPIKNTGGSVNPAPAPLTPGAFLHETFVARAREFPERTAVSDASRSLSYAQLDTASSQLAARLRQEGVQDGMLVGMCLPRGVDLVISLLGILKAGGAYVPVDPQYPGKRVEHIVRDSGLGLMIGELADLPQNASVRVLSLAELLAGPTLQPLPGNDRRNPDEAAAYVIYTSGSTGEPKGVLVAHGNVSRLLESTQRSFAFTENDVWSMFHSIGFDFSVWEIWGALAHGGHVAVVPYDVSRSPSGTRQWLADQGVTVLSQTPSAFRGLDEADRSGSAPLALRYVVFGGEALPATVLRPWVERHGDQKPALINMYGITEATVHTTFKQVRGQDLESAAMVSIGAPLDGWRLHLLDANRQPVPQGNAGELYIEGAGVALGYLNRPALNSERFVQLPGTSSRAYRTGDLLVLGDDGEYRYAGRCDEQLKIRGFRIEPGEVEACLQASPAVAAAHVAGHDYGDGDWRLVTYVVPTHGVAAWTEQVRCEVAAQVAANLPDYMRPSAYIPLAALPVTDHGKIDKSRLPSPDLATSTVDHSSEPGLTEQEQFVLKVWSDDIGLKNIGLNDDFFDFGGTSLALIRSLSTLKAHYRVNLDPGVLADGATAKVLAGCIQRSLVQAH, from the coding sequence ATGCCGATTAAGAACACTGGCGGATCCGTCAACCCCGCGCCAGCCCCCCTCACACCCGGTGCATTCCTGCATGAAACATTCGTCGCCCGGGCCCGTGAATTCCCTGAGCGAACCGCGGTGTCCGACGCTTCTCGCTCATTGAGCTACGCACAACTCGACACGGCTTCGTCGCAACTGGCGGCCAGGCTTCGCCAGGAAGGCGTCCAGGACGGCATGCTGGTGGGGATGTGCCTGCCACGTGGCGTCGACCTGGTCATCAGCCTGCTGGGCATCCTCAAGGCCGGCGGCGCTTACGTCCCGGTCGATCCGCAATACCCCGGCAAACGTGTCGAACACATCGTGCGCGACAGCGGCCTGGGCCTGATGATCGGTGAACTCGCCGACCTGCCGCAAAACGCATCCGTACGCGTCCTGTCCCTGGCCGAGCTGCTGGCCGGCCCGACCCTGCAACCGCTGCCTGGCAACGACCGGCGCAACCCCGACGAGGCCGCGGCCTACGTCATCTACACCTCCGGTTCCACCGGCGAACCCAAGGGTGTATTGGTGGCGCACGGCAACGTCAGCCGCCTGCTGGAAAGTACTCAGCGCTCGTTCGCCTTCACCGAAAACGACGTCTGGTCGATGTTCCACTCCATCGGTTTCGATTTTTCGGTGTGGGAAATCTGGGGCGCTCTCGCCCACGGTGGCCATGTCGCCGTGGTGCCCTACGATGTGTCGCGCTCGCCAAGTGGCACGCGTCAATGGCTGGCCGACCAGGGCGTGACGGTCCTGAGCCAGACGCCATCGGCGTTCCGCGGCCTGGATGAGGCTGACCGTTCTGGCAGTGCGCCCCTGGCGCTGCGCTATGTGGTGTTCGGCGGCGAGGCGCTGCCAGCTACCGTGCTACGCCCGTGGGTTGAGCGCCATGGCGATCAGAAGCCGGCCTTGATCAACATGTACGGCATCACCGAAGCCACTGTCCACACCACCTTCAAACAGGTGCGCGGCCAGGATCTGGAAAGCGCCGCCATGGTGTCCATCGGCGCGCCGCTGGATGGCTGGCGCCTGCACCTGCTCGACGCCAATCGGCAACCGGTGCCGCAAGGCAATGCCGGCGAGCTGTATATCGAAGGCGCCGGTGTCGCCCTGGGCTACCTGAATCGCCCCGCGCTGAACAGCGAACGCTTCGTCCAACTGCCAGGCACCTCAAGCCGTGCCTATCGCACCGGTGACTTGCTGGTGCTGGGGGACGACGGCGAGTACCGCTACGCCGGTCGTTGCGATGAACAATTGAAAATCCGTGGGTTCCGCATCGAGCCGGGCGAAGTCGAGGCGTGCCTGCAAGCCAGCCCGGCCGTAGCCGCCGCCCACGTGGCCGGTCACGATTACGGCGATGGCGACTGGCGCCTGGTCACCTACGTGGTGCCGACCCATGGCGTGGCGGCCTGGACCGAACAGGTGCGCTGCGAAGTGGCGGCGCAGGTGGCTGCGAACCTGCCGGATTACATGCGCCCCTCGGCCTACATCCCACTGGCCGCGTTGCCAGTCACCGACCACGGCAAAATCGACAAGAGCCGCCTACCCTCTCCCGATTTGGCCACTTCGACCGTGGACCATTCCAGCGAACCGGGCCTCACCGAACAGGAGCAGTTCGTGCTCAAGGTCTGGTCGGACGACATCGGCCTGAAAAATATCGGTCTGAACGATGACTTCTTCGACTTCGGTGGCACCTCCCTGGCCCTGATCCGCTCGTTGAGCACACTCAAGGCCCATTACCGGGTCAACCTCGACCCCGGCGTGCTGGCAGACGGCGCGACCGCCAAAGTGTTGGCCGGTTGTATCCAGCGTTCCCTTGTTCAAGCCCATTGA
- a CDS encoding TauD/TfdA family dioxygenase codes for MSLQTDASPVMSADGMADSLAWPGPGAGESVRLSLLADGLSLPVVIEPAEPGLNPSLWASTHREAIETLLCRHGAVLFRGFDLASVPAFEAFAEALSPGLHGSYGDLPKKEGGRNVYRSTPYPEREMILYHNESSHLESWPRKQWFYCEQPSRMGGATPLADIRQVLRCLPSEVVARFEQKGLRYSRTFTAGVEPSWASFFGTTERAVVEQRCREEGTDFEWLDDETLQVRTLCPAVIQHPVTGERAFFNQVQLHHPFCLGEEMREDLLDMFGADRLPRMVSYGDGTPIEDDVMALLGEAYEACAVRFAWRKGDVVMLDNMLAAHARDPYEEPRLIVVAMGEMTARGDVWRPA; via the coding sequence ATGAGTCTTCAAACTGACGCTTCGCCCGTCATGTCCGCTGACGGGATGGCGGATTCGCTTGCCTGGCCAGGTCCTGGAGCCGGCGAATCGGTCAGGCTGTCGTTGCTCGCCGACGGTTTGAGTTTGCCGGTGGTGATCGAGCCGGCCGAACCGGGGTTGAATCCTTCGCTGTGGGCCAGCACCCATCGTGAAGCCATCGAAACGTTGCTGTGTCGCCATGGTGCGGTGCTGTTTCGCGGTTTTGACCTCGCCTCGGTGCCAGCCTTCGAGGCGTTCGCCGAAGCCTTGTCGCCTGGGTTGCACGGCAGCTACGGCGACCTGCCGAAGAAGGAGGGCGGACGCAACGTCTACCGCTCCACGCCGTATCCCGAGCGCGAGATGATCCTGTATCACAACGAGAGCTCGCACCTGGAAAGCTGGCCGCGCAAGCAATGGTTCTATTGCGAGCAGCCGTCCCGGATGGGCGGCGCCACGCCATTGGCCGACATCCGCCAAGTGTTGCGGTGCCTGCCCTCGGAAGTGGTGGCCCGGTTCGAACAAAAGGGCCTGAGGTACAGCCGCACCTTCACCGCTGGTGTCGAGCCGAGCTGGGCGTCGTTCTTCGGCACAACCGAGCGCGCGGTGGTCGAACAGCGTTGCCGGGAGGAGGGCACCGATTTCGAATGGCTCGACGACGAAACCCTGCAAGTGCGCACCCTCTGTCCGGCGGTTATCCAGCATCCGGTGACCGGGGAGCGGGCTTTTTTCAACCAGGTACAGCTGCACCATCCGTTCTGTCTCGGCGAGGAAATGCGCGAAGACCTGCTCGATATGTTCGGCGCCGACCGCCTGCCACGGATGGTCAGTTACGGCGATGGAACGCCGATTGAAGACGACGTCATGGCGTTGCTCGGCGAGGCCTATGAGGCCTGTGCGGTCAGGTTCGCCTGGCGCAAGGGCGATGTGGTGATGCTCGACAACATGTTGGCCGCCCACGCTCGCGATCCCTACGAGGAGCCGCGGCTTATCGTGGTGGCGATGGGCGAGATGACTGCCCGGGGCGATGTATGGCGACCGGCGTGA
- the syrB2 gene encoding syringomycin E biosynthesis L-threonyl-[L-threonyl-carrier protein] 4-chlorinase SyrB2, whose protein sequence is MSKKFALTPEERASFEKNGFIGPFDAYSPEEMKETWKRTRLRLLDRSAAAYQDLDAISGGTNIANYDRHLDDEFLANHICRPQICDRVESILGPDVLCWRTEFFPKYPGDEGTDWHQADTFANASGKPQILWPENEDFGGTITVWTAFTDANIANGCLQFIPGTQNSMNYDETKRMAYDPDANNSSVVKDGVRRGFFGYDYRQLQIDENWKPDEASAVPMQMKAGQFIIFWSTLMHASYPHSGESQDMRMGFASRYVPSFVKIYPDSDHIEEYGGRISLEKYGAVQVIGDTTPEYNRLVTHTTRGKKFEAV, encoded by the coding sequence ATGAGCAAAAAATTCGCCTTGACCCCGGAAGAACGTGCGTCCTTTGAAAAGAACGGTTTCATCGGACCGTTCGACGCCTATTCCCCAGAAGAAATGAAAGAGACCTGGAAACGCACCCGCCTGCGCCTGCTCGACCGCAGTGCCGCGGCGTACCAGGACCTGGATGCGATTTCCGGCGGCACCAACATTGCCAACTACGATCGCCACCTGGACGACGAATTCCTCGCCAACCACATCTGCCGTCCGCAAATCTGCGACCGCGTCGAAAGCATCCTCGGCCCGGACGTGCTGTGCTGGCGCACCGAGTTTTTCCCTAAATACCCAGGCGACGAAGGCACCGACTGGCACCAGGCCGACACCTTCGCCAATGCCTCGGGCAAACCGCAGATCCTGTGGCCGGAAAACGAAGACTTCGGCGGCACCATTACCGTCTGGACCGCCTTCACCGACGCCAACATCGCCAACGGTTGCCTGCAGTTCATTCCCGGCACCCAGAACAGCATGAACTACGACGAAACCAAGCGCATGGCCTACGACCCCGATGCCAACAACAGCTCGGTGGTCAAGGATGGCGTGCGGCGCGGTTTCTTCGGCTACGACTATCGCCAGCTGCAGATCGACGAAAACTGGAAGCCCGATGAAGCCTCTGCCGTGCCGATGCAGATGAAGGCCGGCCAGTTCATCATTTTCTGGTCGACCCTGATGCACGCCTCCTACCCCCACAGCGGTGAGTCCCAGGACATGCGCATGGGCTTCGCCTCGCGTTATGTACCATCGTTCGTGAAGATCTACCCGGACTCCGACCACATCGAGGAATACGGTGGACGTATCAGCCTTGAAAAGTACGGCGCGGTGCAGGTCATCGGCGACACGACACCTGAATACAATCGCCTTGTCACCCACACCACTCGAGGCAAGAAGTTCGAAGCCGTCTGA
- a CDS encoding alpha/beta fold hydrolase, producing MTISTDAATRLCETVRMLRHLAIHLPNPICLSFLAQGNDVAPDQASSSVRATERAVSTAFARIGVKAVQYVHDGEAQLSSFEMFISKKICQALEFAYDHFDDVDSAKDFGRLVRHFDFSGAVPEVETLHLITRDNVALSVHASTDRNRPAIVLALPCGMPFDLCRDWFNALSERFFVVTWETRGLFGSCTSFDQLSVDTDAQVGDLINVMNHYGLENAHLMGICGGAVIALSAAATHPDRVNSLSLWHGDYNLGDNSLRTAHQQNFEWLMESAAVDRNEASDLQALFLDQATLATIPDSIAHAALYPYVNEELFYRYARLNDALNKTELRSRLEQISVPTLVVAGDCDETTHLGGSKHIAESISDALLHVERNGSHLAFFESTLVSKQTAFRFLESALVSTVGSAHLA from the coding sequence ATGACTATTTCCACCGACGCAGCGACGCGCCTGTGTGAGACCGTGAGGATGCTTAGGCACCTTGCCATCCATTTGCCCAATCCGATCTGCCTGAGCTTTCTGGCCCAGGGCAATGACGTGGCCCCCGACCAGGCCTCCTCCAGCGTGAGAGCCACGGAACGCGCGGTCAGCACCGCATTCGCCAGGATCGGCGTCAAAGCCGTGCAGTACGTGCATGACGGCGAGGCCCAGCTGTCGTCTTTCGAGATGTTCATCAGCAAGAAAATCTGCCAGGCCCTCGAGTTTGCCTATGACCACTTCGACGACGTCGACAGTGCCAAGGATTTCGGGCGCCTGGTCAGACACTTCGATTTCAGCGGTGCCGTGCCCGAGGTCGAGACACTGCACCTGATTACCCGCGACAACGTGGCGCTGTCGGTCCATGCCAGCACCGATCGAAATCGCCCGGCCATCGTCCTCGCCCTGCCCTGCGGCATGCCGTTCGACCTGTGCCGCGATTGGTTCAATGCGCTGAGCGAAAGGTTCTTCGTGGTCACCTGGGAAACCCGTGGGCTGTTCGGTTCCTGCACCTCGTTCGACCAGTTGTCCGTGGACACCGATGCCCAGGTGGGCGACCTGATCAATGTGATGAACCACTATGGCCTGGAGAACGCGCACCTGATGGGTATCTGCGGTGGCGCGGTGATCGCCCTCAGCGCGGCCGCCACCCACCCCGACCGGGTCAATTCCCTGAGCCTGTGGCACGGCGATTACAACCTGGGGGACAACAGCCTGCGCACTGCCCACCAGCAGAATTTCGAATGGCTGATGGAGTCGGCCGCCGTGGACCGCAACGAGGCCAGCGACCTGCAGGCGTTGTTCCTGGATCAGGCGACGCTGGCGACCATTCCGGACTCCATCGCCCATGCGGCGCTCTATCCCTATGTCAACGAAGAGTTGTTCTATCGCTATGCGCGACTCAACGATGCGCTGAACAAGACTGAGCTGAGATCACGATTGGAACAGATCAGCGTGCCTACGCTGGTCGTCGCTGGCGACTGCGATGAAACCACCCACCTTGGTGGTTCCAAGCACATTGCCGAGTCCATCAGTGATGCCTTGTTGCATGTGGAGCGTAATGGCAGCCATTTGGCGTTCTTCGAGTCGACCCTGGTTTCGAAGCAGACTGCTTTTCGTTTTCTGGAGTCGGCGCTTGTATCGACGGTGGGATCGGCTCATCTGGCGTGA
- a CDS encoding aspartyl/asparaginyl beta-hydroxylase domain-containing protein, with protein MRPSFYDPCRFPQLKHLADNWEVIREEFLALNAPTLTINRVGKQIAEIVEEIDAHMAAGGEYGWLWGWGDDMDIMPEWTQYGLVAYDTPIPYARDAMPGTIELLSKIPGIKLCALLRMEPNVFLGTHSHTGTWEEGLLHMQLTIDAPTTQNYAYLNVNGSFNQSTNGNLVIFDGSLDHFAVNASRAHRTVLYLEFHREKHMVA; from the coding sequence ATGCGCCCGTCGTTTTATGATCCCTGCCGTTTTCCGCAACTCAAGCACCTGGCCGACAACTGGGAAGTGATCCGCGAGGAATTTCTGGCCCTCAATGCGCCGACCCTGACGATCAACCGCGTGGGCAAGCAGATCGCCGAGATCGTCGAGGAGATCGACGCTCACATGGCGGCTGGGGGGGAGTATGGCTGGCTCTGGGGATGGGGTGATGACATGGATATCATGCCGGAGTGGACCCAATACGGTCTGGTGGCCTACGACACTCCGATCCCCTACGCCCGCGATGCCATGCCCGGGACTATCGAACTGCTGAGCAAGATTCCTGGTATCAAGCTTTGCGCTTTGTTGCGGATGGAGCCCAATGTGTTCCTCGGTACTCACTCTCATACCGGCACTTGGGAGGAGGGGCTGCTGCATATGCAACTGACCATCGATGCGCCTACCACGCAGAACTATGCCTACCTCAACGTCAACGGAAGTTTCAACCAGAGCACCAATGGCAATCTGGTGATTTTCGATGGGTCCCTGGACCACTTTGCGGTCAATGCGTCCAGGGCTCACCGGACGGTGTTGTATCTTGAGTTCCATCGTGAGAAGCATATGGTTGCTTGA